The proteins below are encoded in one region of Phycisphaerae bacterium:
- a CDS encoding TIM barrel protein: MSKTRVSRRSVMGWMATGIAGGVVAAQAGAADEPPTAKPKGRIRQSVSRWCYNGKLSYEDLCKHAARIGYQAIDLIGPDEWAMAKKHGLTASMVPGAGSIGDGLNRRENHPRLEAEFRKNIDLAADAGLPNVITFSGNRKGQADDEGIRNCVEGLKRIIGYAEKKKINICMEYLNSKVDHKDYQCDHIAFGTAIARQVGSPRFGILYDIYHAQIMEGDIIRTIRANHEYILHYHTGGNPGRNEIDESQEINYTAVMKAIADTGYKGFVGQEFVPKGDALKALEQAFRICDV; this comes from the coding sequence ATGTCCAAGACTCGCGTTTCGCGTCGGTCAGTGATGGGTTGGATGGCCACCGGGATCGCCGGCGGAGTGGTCGCGGCCCAGGCGGGCGCGGCTGACGAGCCGCCAACCGCAAAACCCAAGGGACGGATCCGCCAGTCCGTCTCCCGGTGGTGCTACAACGGCAAACTCAGCTACGAGGACCTGTGCAAACACGCCGCCCGCATCGGCTACCAGGCAATCGACCTGATCGGCCCCGACGAATGGGCCATGGCCAAAAAACACGGGCTGACCGCCTCCATGGTGCCCGGCGCCGGCAGCATCGGCGACGGACTCAACCGCCGCGAAAACCACCCACGCCTCGAGGCCGAGTTCCGCAAGAATATCGACCTCGCCGCCGACGCGGGCCTGCCCAACGTCATTACCTTCTCCGGCAACCGCAAGGGACAGGCAGACGACGAGGGCATCCGCAACTGCGTCGAGGGCCTCAAGCGAATCATCGGCTACGCCGAAAAGAAAAAAATCAATATCTGCATGGAATACCTCAACAGCAAGGTCGATCACAAGGACTACCAATGCGACCACATCGCTTTCGGTACGGCCATCGCCAGACAGGTCGGGTCCCCCCGCTTCGGCATTCTCTACGACATTTACCACGCCCAGATCATGGAGGGCGATATCATTCGCACCATCCGGGCCAACCACGAGTACATCCTCCACTACCACACCGGCGGCAACCCGGGACGCAACGAGATCGACGAAAGCCAGGAAATCAACTACACCGCCGTCATGAAGGCCATCGCCGACACCGGCTACAAGGGTTTCGTGGGACAGGAATTCGTCCCCAAAGGCGATGCCCTGAAAGCCCTCGAACAAGCGTTCAGGATCTGCGACGTCTGA
- a CDS encoding terminase family protein gives MTEGTSDALTTSRLVRESGVVRPLLPLLEYQKRDIESPARFSWCCWSRQIGKSFTKSLRRLLRGIERRRTQVFLSAGERQSRELMLKVRQHCRALNLAASFQGSRDFAGTRFRQLTIELPNGVRVIGLPANPITARGFTGDVFLDEFAMHREDREIWAAVFPTVLRGGGELDVASTPKGRDNLFAELRDNDQFAHSIVTLDDAIAAGLEIDAGQIRRSMHDDELYRQEFGCEFLDEESAFLTYEQIQRVEDPGLERGFDQGLLAACKGPLYVGVDIGRHRDLTVMWVVERCEGVLITRGVRESRGELFRGQVEVLFRLLELRRVCRCCIDAGGMGMPLAEAVMERFGSGRVEAVQFSAMVKDSLASGLRLRVEEGTIRIPADELIRNDWHSVRRSVAVVGPARYDAARSGSGHADRFWAACLAVRAAACEGGVIEVVRGEGLRFAREGVW, from the coding sequence ATGACCGAAGGCACCTCCGACGCGCTGACAACAAGCCGGCTGGTCCGGGAGTCGGGTGTTGTTCGGCCGCTCCTCCCGCTCCTGGAGTACCAGAAGCGGGACATTGAATCACCTGCCCGGTTCAGCTGGTGCTGCTGGTCGCGGCAGATTGGCAAGAGCTTCACCAAGTCGCTTCGCCGTTTGTTGCGGGGAATTGAGCGGCGGCGGACGCAGGTTTTTCTTTCGGCCGGTGAGCGTCAGAGTCGGGAGCTGATGCTGAAGGTTCGGCAGCATTGCCGGGCGCTCAATCTGGCCGCCAGTTTCCAGGGGAGTCGTGATTTCGCGGGCACCCGTTTTCGGCAATTGACGATCGAGCTGCCCAATGGTGTTCGGGTCATTGGCCTGCCGGCGAATCCGATCACGGCCCGGGGATTCACCGGTGACGTTTTTCTGGACGAGTTTGCGATGCACCGTGAGGACCGGGAGATCTGGGCGGCCGTGTTCCCGACGGTGCTTCGCGGTGGTGGGGAGCTTGACGTGGCCTCGACGCCCAAAGGGCGTGACAACCTGTTTGCGGAGCTGCGTGACAACGACCAGTTTGCGCATTCGATCGTGACGCTGGATGATGCCATTGCCGCGGGGCTCGAGATCGACGCCGGGCAGATTCGTCGCTCGATGCACGATGACGAGCTTTACCGCCAGGAGTTCGGGTGCGAGTTTCTTGACGAAGAGTCGGCCTTTCTGACCTATGAGCAGATCCAGCGGGTTGAGGATCCGGGGCTGGAGAGGGGTTTCGACCAGGGCTTGCTGGCCGCCTGCAAGGGGCCGCTGTATGTCGGCGTGGACATTGGTCGGCATCGCGACCTGACGGTGATGTGGGTTGTGGAGCGATGCGAAGGCGTACTGATCACGCGTGGCGTGCGTGAGAGCCGGGGAGAGCTTTTCCGGGGGCAGGTTGAGGTTTTGTTCCGGTTGCTGGAGCTGCGGCGTGTCTGCCGGTGCTGCATCGACGCCGGGGGTATGGGGATGCCGCTGGCCGAGGCGGTCATGGAGCGGTTTGGGTCGGGGCGGGTGGAGGCGGTGCAGTTCAGCGCGATGGTCAAGGACTCGTTGGCGAGTGGTCTTCGTCTGCGTGTTGAGGAAGGCACGATTCGGATTCCGGCGGACGAATTGATTCGCAACGACTGGCACTCGGTTCGCCGCTCGGTGGCGGTTGTCGGACCGGCTCGTTATGACGCGGCGCGGTCGGGCAGTGGTCATGCCGATCGATTCTGGGCGGCATGCCTGGCGGTTCGGGCGGCGGCGTGTGAAGGGGGCGTGATCGAGGTTGTGCGTGGCGAGGGTCTGCGGTTCGCGCGAGAAGGCGTATGGTAG